One window of Pseudomonas sp. ML2-2023-3 genomic DNA carries:
- a CDS encoding SDR family NAD(P)-dependent oxidoreductase, which translates to MAEGRRIWLTGASSGIGAQIAEELLTSGARLALTARTLAPLKALSDRFPGQVLLVPGDLTDIVQVREISKRITQAWGALDTVILNAGTCEYVDVREFDSALIERVVRTNLLANCYCIESALPLLRAGSRPYLVGVVSSVTYWALPRAQAYGASKAGLRYLLESLRIDLAQEGINVTLVSPGFVDTPLTENNDFPMPMRWSAQKAAQHICQRLKKRPLEIAFPTMFILSLRLLANLPKRLQVALGKRLARNSDGKPS; encoded by the coding sequence ATGGCTGAAGGGCGGCGGATCTGGCTGACAGGCGCCAGCAGCGGGATTGGCGCGCAAATCGCTGAGGAATTGCTCACAAGCGGCGCCCGGCTGGCGTTGACTGCCCGTACGCTCGCCCCCTTGAAAGCCTTGTCTGACCGCTTCCCCGGCCAAGTCCTGCTGGTACCCGGCGACCTGACCGACATTGTGCAGGTCCGCGAGATCAGCAAACGCATCACACAGGCCTGGGGCGCACTGGACACCGTAATCCTCAACGCCGGAACCTGTGAGTATGTCGACGTCCGTGAGTTCGACTCCGCATTGATCGAGCGCGTGGTGCGCACCAACCTGCTGGCCAACTGTTATTGCATTGAGAGTGCGCTGCCACTGCTGCGTGCCGGTTCGCGCCCGTATCTGGTGGGCGTGGTCAGCTCTGTCACCTATTGGGCGCTGCCACGGGCACAGGCTTATGGCGCTTCAAAAGCCGGCTTGCGTTACTTGCTCGAATCGCTGCGTATCGACCTGGCCCAGGAAGGCATCAATGTCACCCTCGTCAGCCCCGGCTTCGTCGACACCCCGCTCACCGAAAATAATGACTTCCCGATGCCGATGCGCTGGTCAGCGCAAAAAGCGGCACAGCATATATGCCAGCGCCTGAAAAAACGTCCGTTGGAAATCGCCTTTCCCACAATGTTCATCCTCTCGCTGAGGCTGTTGGCGAACTTGCCAAAACGCCTGCAAGTCGCACTCGGGAAACGCCTGGCACGCAACTCTGACGGTAAACCCTCATGA
- a CDS encoding FAD-dependent oxidoreductase has product MKIAIIGSGISGLTCGYLLHKEHDISVFEASDWVGGHTHTVNLSVKGQSYAVDTGFIVFNDWTYPNFIKLMDQLGVRSKATEMSFSVHDTDSNLEYNGNTLNSLFAQRSNLLSPGFWGMLRDILRFNRQAIRDLDEQRIASDTRLGDYLHQQGYGTRFIEHYIVPMGAAIWSMSLADMLSFPLQFFVRFFKNHGLLSVSNRPQWRVIEGGSSAYIQPLSAGFADRIRLNCPVIQVTRNEQGVQVHSAGGIEDFDKVIFACHSDQALKLLATPSSAERQILAAMPYADNDVVLHTDTRLLPDRKLAWASWNYRLGSAGQKRAAVTYDMNILQGIESETTFCVSLNQTSAIDPLKVLARFTYAHPQYSLGAIAAQARWQELLGAQHSYFCGAYWANGFHEDGVVSALRVAQAFGQQL; this is encoded by the coding sequence ATGAAAATCGCGATCATTGGCAGTGGTATTTCGGGGCTGACCTGCGGCTACCTGCTGCATAAAGAGCACGACATCAGCGTATTCGAAGCCAGTGACTGGGTCGGCGGCCACACCCACACCGTCAACCTGAGTGTCAAAGGCCAGTCCTACGCCGTGGACACTGGCTTTATCGTGTTCAACGACTGGACTTACCCCAACTTCATCAAGCTGATGGACCAGTTGGGGGTTCGCTCAAAAGCCACTGAAATGAGCTTTTCAGTGCACGACACCGACAGCAACCTCGAATACAACGGCAACACCCTCAATAGCCTGTTTGCCCAGCGCAGCAACCTGTTGTCTCCCGGGTTCTGGGGCATGTTGCGCGACATCCTGCGCTTCAATCGCCAAGCCATTCGCGACCTGGACGAGCAGCGCATTGCCAGCGACACCCGGCTGGGTGACTACCTGCACCAGCAGGGTTATGGCACGCGTTTTATCGAGCACTACATCGTACCGATGGGTGCTGCGATCTGGTCCATGTCCCTGGCAGACATGCTGAGCTTTCCGCTGCAGTTTTTTGTGCGGTTCTTCAAGAATCACGGCTTGCTCAGCGTCAGCAATCGCCCGCAATGGCGTGTGATTGAAGGTGGCTCCAGTGCCTACATACAACCCTTGAGTGCAGGTTTTGCCGACAGGATTCGTCTCAACTGCCCGGTCATTCAGGTAACCCGCAATGAACAGGGCGTTCAGGTACACAGTGCCGGCGGTATCGAAGACTTCGACAAGGTGATCTTTGCCTGCCACAGCGATCAAGCCCTCAAGCTGCTGGCCACCCCCTCATCTGCAGAACGGCAAATCCTGGCAGCGATGCCCTATGCCGATAATGACGTGGTGCTGCACACCGATACCCGCTTGCTGCCAGACCGAAAACTGGCCTGGGCGAGCTGGAATTACCGTTTGGGCTCTGCAGGCCAAAAGCGTGCTGCCGTGACCTACGACATGAACATCCTGCAAGGAATTGAGAGCGAGACCACATTCTGCGTCAGCCTCAATCAAACCAGCGCGATTGATCCGCTCAAAGTACTGGCCCGTTTTACCTATGCCCATCCTCAGTACAGCCTGGGCGCCATTGCTGCACAAGCACGCTGGCAAGAACTACTGGGCGCCCAGCACAGCTACTTTTGCGGCGCCTATTGGGCCAACGGCTTTCATGAAGACGGCGTGGTCAGCGCATTGCGCGTGGCCCAGGCCTTTGGCCAACAACTATGA